In a genomic window of Allomeiothermus silvanus DSM 9946:
- the dnaG gene encoding DNA primase — protein MDSRSSQAVELIRSRMPIRELVGRYVALKPAGKGRWKGLCPFHQEKTPSFHVDESKGLCYCFGCKAGGDIFGFLQKIEGIDFREALERLAQETGVELPESRSQGKKRELYEVLNLAQEYFSTHLQAEALAYLKGRGLSDASVQKFGLGYAPQSWDGLIKFLSSKGVTPEEGLAAGVLAERDGRYFDRFRHRITFPIQDALGRTVAFTARALSKDDQPKYLNSPETPIFKKTLLLYGFPQARQSLRERGRAIVVEGLFDVIALHQMGFTEAVAVLGSGLAADQGMLLKRYDVREIYLSFDADEAGRKATLQSLELEIARSFLVYAVALEGGKDPGDLLLLPDGPERYQRALEAALPEVEFRFQAAAQGINLESVEGKRRVLEALLPRLLSNDPLDGVAEALKRVVQDRLGLERRALEDYLRSRKALPSRRELPPNPGTAFGLARPDLTEKRLLRELDVIALLYSAPDEEFAQWAQYVEDHTWPPEGSLLAEFMQVAKSGVGKARVIRHFQERGEGDRLFDALMKRPDEIPSDLENQLNLSMARLREVYYEIRLDRLKQDLKAGPSVETLREIQEIQRAIEAERRVYKR, from the coding sequence ATGGACTCGAGGAGCAGCCAAGCTGTTGAACTCATCCGCTCGCGGATGCCCATCCGCGAATTGGTGGGACGCTACGTGGCGCTCAAACCAGCGGGCAAAGGGCGCTGGAAGGGATTGTGCCCCTTCCACCAGGAGAAGACCCCCTCCTTCCACGTAGATGAGAGCAAGGGATTGTGCTACTGCTTTGGCTGCAAAGCAGGTGGAGACATCTTCGGGTTTTTGCAGAAGATCGAGGGTATAGACTTTCGCGAAGCGCTCGAGCGGCTGGCCCAAGAGACGGGGGTGGAACTCCCCGAATCCAGGTCCCAAGGCAAAAAGCGGGAGCTATACGAGGTCTTGAACCTAGCCCAAGAATACTTCAGCACCCACCTCCAGGCCGAGGCTCTGGCCTACTTGAAGGGGCGTGGTCTAAGCGATGCATCGGTGCAGAAGTTTGGGCTAGGTTATGCCCCGCAAAGCTGGGACGGGTTGATCAAGTTCCTAAGCAGCAAGGGTGTGACTCCCGAAGAGGGGCTGGCCGCCGGGGTGCTCGCCGAGCGGGACGGACGCTACTTCGACCGCTTCCGCCACCGCATCACCTTCCCCATACAAGACGCACTAGGCCGCACCGTAGCCTTCACCGCGCGGGCCCTGAGCAAAGATGACCAACCCAAATACCTGAACTCGCCGGAAACCCCCATTTTCAAGAAAACCCTGTTGCTCTACGGCTTCCCCCAGGCCCGGCAATCCCTGCGTGAACGGGGCCGGGCCATCGTGGTAGAAGGGCTCTTCGACGTGATCGCCCTGCACCAGATGGGCTTTACCGAGGCGGTAGCGGTGCTGGGTTCAGGGCTAGCCGCCGATCAGGGGATGCTCCTCAAACGGTACGATGTGCGCGAGATCTATCTCTCCTTCGACGCCGACGAGGCTGGGCGCAAGGCCACCTTGCAGAGCCTCGAGTTGGAGATCGCCCGCAGCTTTCTGGTGTACGCGGTGGCGTTAGAGGGGGGCAAGGACCCCGGTGACTTGCTCTTGCTCCCAGATGGGCCTGAGCGTTACCAACGGGCGCTCGAGGCGGCGCTCCCCGAGGTGGAGTTCCGCTTCCAAGCAGCAGCCCAGGGGATCAACCTGGAGTCGGTGGAGGGGAAGCGGCGGGTGCTCGAGGCCCTGTTGCCTCGCCTGCTTTCCAACGACCCACTGGATGGGGTAGCAGAAGCGCTTAAACGGGTGGTGCAGGACCGGCTAGGGCTCGAGCGCCGGGCTTTAGAGGACTACCTTAGGAGCCGCAAGGCCCTGCCCAGCCGCCGCGAACTCCCACCCAACCCCGGCACCGCTTTCGGCCTAGCCCGCCCTGATCTCACCGAAAAGCGCCTGCTGCGCGAGCTAGACGTGATTGCCTTGCTCTACTCAGCTCCCGATGAGGAGTTTGCGCAGTGGGCCCAGTACGTGGAAGATCACACCTGGCCACCCGAGGGGAGCCTGCTGGCCGAGTTCATGCAGGTAGCAAAGTCGGGGGTGGGGAAAGCCCGGGTGATCCGCCACTTCCAGGAACGGGGCGAGGGGGACCGGCTCTTTGATGCCCTGATGAAACGACCCGACGAGATCCCCAGTGATCTCGAGAACCAACTCAACCTCAGCATGGCGCGGCTACGCGAGGTCTACTACGAGATCCGGCTGGACAGGCTCAAACAAGATCTCAAAGCCGGGCCCAGCGTGGAAACTTTGCGCGAGATCCAGGAAATCCAACGGGCCATCGAGGCCGAGCGACGGGTGTATAAGCGATAA